A window of the Miscanthus floridulus cultivar M001 chromosome 14, ASM1932011v1, whole genome shotgun sequence genome harbors these coding sequences:
- the LOC136502760 gene encoding protein ROS1A-like isoform X1, with product MHVPHGINLCFATSSVPFQVESFIELGTGELNPPVTSEKLSANSQAVNDAGAVEGTDINGKLVQKPKRKKHRPKVIKEGQSATLQKPKTQKPPKENGNQPTGKRNYVRRKGLSAPAEQIPSAGADTHTRAKPGVAQRCLDFDVKDQHGHLDLVSQTQETEIQTCPGDTQPSISGVEKSNVQVSCQWGGTRSSIISVDPIVDIQGLRTDCVPKRVNFDLNNSIASQMPTNYSSLMDSSVKFFQFGLREKVQTNQLLDSNSSLPVRCVSHLTSSVDHMRRPSVNFDQYISTSQDCTEKSPIHYQMLSNYRIPENMAAASQYTERVSVGGNFNPEACIAKGAIIKQMAQCYRLPEIPFVPPKHNERDVMNGNLNEFSVENDYLKFSTNSNYQTGAAFGFHDSPGYSDVLAMGKKREHNATSGHQISFGIDFINSNRTRKFCSDDPLSTSSQTSYYPEACKRMRPEDHSNHLNGTTGKLSSSSAFSDGSNTNKVSAMNPGIGTLADIQRLMALEKSQASQQMIDFVTSQNNMIHERTGFSLQNITDKGFIALPNKQFRSFTAQNVPLPGSTVNQLGESNILRNGVHQIQPWEITSRPHHSSDIFALPNKWSGYLTTGNTQLSSGTVNPSTENYIQSNAIHQHQCLENLVAKVPVLSETHNTSSQEGHNHCTATTADEHIRTTSDEVVRSLTQRASQPTTNGNYTLNSSRVTAEANITAKPRKRGRPRKVVNLNGITYASEPSTGITPRMSTVESKSSDQDKEIHGGVIPQATAASVDPLDGIIQKIKLLSINGPDKVVAEVPKNALVPYEGEFGALVAFEGKTKKSRSRAKVNIDPVTTMMWNLLMGPDMGDGAEGLDKDKEKWLDEERRVFRGRVDSFIARMHLVQGDRRFSRWKGSVVDSVVGVFLTQNVSDHLSSSAFMGVAAKFPAKTEVPEKPVAEMSHTPPELKDSCPGLFGDSIKLQGKISIEEISDVRSLITTEDNEESNSNELIGSSAGYGVNCATGGCHVSYRKSQTGSHGNGLSGYVFPTTGLSSVVETEDGSLEDVISSRNSAVSSQNSPDYLFRRIDPIGSSSLQNFTEEGCIMRNISNGTGSSTDYTAFLPIQDPKRMLGLSEYYGLNPLPVSGVNKGVLLDLNRSYQPLHTSMPYVQNSESCFTGVSCFSHMDKSFHTGPDRVNLSSVTQSEASLYPTDPLQQGNFSPVIKQNFQPLHSSDKVPFFKEHSSCGNDFSRNKTEALFVEPLVYSNRQEVYTTSTDQMGAEQFQSGCGQQENDARILTASHERHQSSTLCENQNSHSEVLQGVASGSTLNFIDTQKGPSEAQQNGSKAKKVRGRPKKKTYDWDSLRKEVLSNGGDKQRSHDARDTVDWEAVRQAEVREISETIRERGMNNMLAERIKEFLNRLVTDHGSIDLEWLRDVQPDKAKDFLLSIRGLGLKSVECVRLLTLHHMAFPVDTNVGRICVRLGWVPLQPLPESLQLHLLEMYPMLEQIQKYLWPRLCKLDQRTLYELHYQMITFGKVFCTKSKPNCNSCPMRAECKHFASAFASARLALPAPKEKRLATSEDPNVVEFCHQIYINSGTVGQLEWSANYPKHAVSDNHEPIIEEPLSPEPEPENVEAKEGAIEDFFCGDPNEIPTINLNIEEFTQNLKNYMQANNVEIEYADMSKALVAITPDAASIPTPKLKNVSRLRTEHQVYELPDSHPLLEGFEQREPDDPCQYLLSIWTPGETAQSTDAPKTFCDSGETGRLCGSSTCFSCNSIREMQAQKVRGTLLIPCRTAMRGSFPLNGTYFQVNEVFADHYSSENPIDVPRSWIWDLPRRTVYFGTSVPTIFRGLTTEEIQQCFWRGFVCVRGFDRMVRAPRPLYARLHFPASKVVRGKKPGAAREEE from the exons ATGCACGTACCTCATGGTATCAATCTGTGTTTCGCAACTTCTTCCGTGCCCTTTCAAGTGGAATCTTTCATTGAGCTGGGTACCGGAGAATTGAACCCCCCTGTGACATCTGAAAAGTTATCTGCCAACTCACAAGCTGTTAATGATGCTGGAGCAGTTGAAGGTACTGACATTAATGGAAAATTGGTTCAAAAACCTAAGAGGAAAAAACATAGGCCAAAGGTCATTAAAGAAGGACAATCAGCAACGTTGCAGAAGCCTAAAACTCAAAAGCCTCCCAAGGAAAATGGGAATCAGCCTACTGGAAAGAGGAATTATGTCAGGAGGAAGGGACTAAGTGCACCAGCTGAACAAATTCCATCAGCAGGTGCTGATACACACACTAGAGCTAAACCAGGAGTAGCCCAAAGATGTTTGGACTTTGATGTAAAGGACCAGCATGGACATTTGGATCTGGTATCACAAACCCAGGAAACGGAGATACAGACTTGTCCTGGGGACACACAGCCATCAATATCTGGAGTTGAAAAAAGTAATGTCCAGGTATCATGCCAGTGGGGTGGTACAAGAAGTTCTATTATTTCAGTTGACCCAATAGTTGATATACAAGGATTACGGACAGATTGCGTGCCTAAAAGAGTCAATTTTGATCTGAACAATTCTATAGCAAGTCAGATGCCAACCAATTATTCTAGTCTAATGGACAGCTCTGTAAAATTTTTCCAGTTTGGTTTAAGAGAAAAAGTTCAAACAAATCAGTTATTGGATTCTAATTCTAGTCTGCCAGTTAGATGTGTCTCTCATCTCACCAGCTCGGTAGATCATATGCGACGCCCATCAGTGAATTTTGACCAATACATAAGCACATCTCAAGATTGTACAGAAAAATCACCAATACATTATCAGATGCTTAGTAATTATAGAATTCCAGAAAATATGGCAGCAGCTTCTCAGTATACCGAAAGGGTGTCAGTGGGGGGCAATTTCAATCCTGAAGCTTGTATAGCCAAAGGCGCAATAATCAAACAAATGGCTCAATGCTATAGACTTCCAGAAATTCCATTTGTACCTCCCAAGCATAATGAAAGGGATGTGATGAATGGAAATCTGAACGAGTTTTCTGTGGAGAATGATTACTTGAAGTTTTCTACCAATAGTAACTACCAAACTGGAGCAGCTTTTGGTTTTCATGATTCTCCAGGCTATTCAGATGTTCTTGCAATGGGTAAAAAAAGAGAACACAATGCTACCAGTGGTCATCAGATTTCTTTTGGCATCGACTTTATTAACTCAAATAGAACAAGGAAGTTCTGTAGTGATGACCCCCTTTCCACTAGCTCCCAAACATCTTATTATCCTGAAGCATGCAAAAGGATGAGACCAGAGGATCATAGCAATCACCTAAACGGAACTACGGGAAAGCTTTCTTCCTCATCAGCATTTTCTGATGGTTCGAACACAAATAAAGTTTCAGCTATGAACCCTGGAATTGGTACCTTGGCTGACATACAAAGGTTGATGGCCCTTGAGAAATCACAAGCTTCACAGCAAATGATTGACTTTGTTACGTCACAGAACAACATGATCCATGAACGTACTGGATTTTCTCTGCAAAATATTACTGACAAAGGATTTATTGCTTTACCTAATAAACAGTTCCGAAGCTTCACTGCACAGAACGTACCATTGCCTGGCAGTACTGTAAACCAATTGGGAGAGAGTAATATCCTGAGGAATGGAGTGCATCAAATTCAACCTTGGGAAATTACATCTAGGCCACATCACTCTAGCGACATTTTTGCTTTACCAAATAAATGGTCTGGATACTTAACAACAGGAAACACACAGTTATCGAGCGGCACAGTGAATCCATCCACAGAAAACTATATTCAGAGTAATGCTATTCATCAACATCAATGCTTAGAAAACCTTGTGGCTAAGGTGCCAGTCTTGTCTGAAACACACAATACTTCCAGTCAAGAGGGCCATAACCACTGCACTGCTACTACTGCTGATGAGCATATCAGAACTACAAGTGATGAAGTTGTTAGATCCCTTACCCAACGAGCAAGCCAACCAACCACAAATGGGAACTACACTCTTAACTCTTCTAGAGTAactgcagaagcaaacatcactgCGAAGCCAAGAAAAAGGGGCCGTCCAAGAAAAGTAGTAAACCTCAATGGTATTACTTATGCTTCTGAACCTTCCACTGGGATTACTCCTAGGATGTCAACTGTGGAGTCGAAAAGTTCTGACCAAGATAAGGAGATTCATGGAGGTGTCATTCCTCAAGCTACAGCAGCATCAGTTGATCCTTTAGATGGCATAATTCAAAAGATTAAGCTCTTAAGCATAAACGGACCAGACAAGGTTGTGGCAGAGGTACCCAAAAATGCTCTTGTTCCTTATGAAGGTGAATTTGGTGCACTGGTTGCATTTGAGGGGAAGACAAAGAAAAGCCGTTCTCGGGCCAAAGTGAACATAGATCCGGTCACCACTATGATGTGGAACTTATTAATGGGGCCAGATATGGGTGATGGTGCTGAAGGGTTGGACAAGGATAAAGAGAAGTGGCTTGACGAAGAAAGAAGAGTGTTCAGAGGACGGGTTGATTCATTCATTGCTCGTATGCATCTAGTTCAGG GGGACAGGCGTTTCTCTCGATGGAAAGGATCAGTCGTGGACTCAGTCGTGGGTGTATTTCTTACCCAGAATGTTTCAGATCATCTTTCTAG CTCTGCTTTCATGGGGGTTGCTGCCAAATTTCCTGCTAAGACAGAGGTCCCTGAAAAACCTGTGGCTGAGATGTCTCATACTCCTCCTGAACTGAAAGATAGTTGTCCTGGACTGTTTGGTGATTCTATCAAATTGCAGGGCAAGATATCCATTGAAGAGATAAGTGACGTTAGATCATTAATTACTACAGAAGATAATGAAGAAAGTAACAGTAATGAATTGATTGGAAGCTCTGCCGGGTATGGAGTAAACTGTGCAACTGGAGGATGCCATGTCTCTTATAGGAAGTCACAAACTGGATCCCATGGAAATGGGCTATCAGGATATGTTTTTCCAACTACCGGCTTGTCAAGTGTGGTAGAAACTGAAGATGGATCATTGGAGGATGTTATTTCTTCTCGAAATTCTGCTGTTTCTTCCCAGAATTCCCCAGATTACCTCTTTCGTAGAATCGATCCAATAGGTTCTAGTTCGTTGCAAAATTTCACCGAAGAGGGCTGTATCATGAGAAATATATCCAATGGGACTGGCAGCTCAACTGACTACACAGCATTTCTGCCTATTCAAGATCCAAAACGCATGCTCGGATTATCAGAATATTATGGACTTAATCCTCTTCCAGTTTCAGGTGTGAACAAGGGTGTGTTGCTTGATCTAAACAGATCATATCAGCCATTGCATACTTCTATGCCCTATGTTCAGAATAGCGAGTCTTGTTTCACAGGTGTGTCATGTTTCAGCCATATGGATAAATCATTCCACACCGGCCCTGATAGAGTGAATCTTTCCAGTGTTACACAATCTGAGGCTAGTCTTTACCCCACTGATCCTTTGCAACAAGGCAACTTTTCACCAGTAATTAAACAAAACTTCCAACCATTACATAGTTCAGACAAAGTGCCATTTTTCAAGGAGCACTCTTCCTGTGGAAATGATTTTTCGAGGAACAAAACTGAAGCTCTTTTTGTGGAACCACTTGTGTATTCAAATCGTCAAGAGGTGTACACTACCTCAACAGATCAAATGGGTGCTGAACAATTTCAATCAGGATGTGGCCAACAGGAGAATGATGCCAGAATTCTGACAGCATCACATGAAAGACATCAATCTTCAACCTTGTGTGAAAACCAGAACTCTCATTCAGAGGTCTTGCAAGGAGTTGCTTCAGGCTCAACACTGAATTTCATTGATACTCAAAAGGGGCCGTCAGAAGCTCAACAAAATGGATCAAAAGCTAAGAAGGTACGGGGCCGACCTAAAAAGAAAACTTATGACTGGGACAGTTTACGAAAAGAAGTGCTTTCTAATGGTGGGGATAAACAAAGAAGTCATGATGCAAGGGATACTGTTGATTGGGAGGCAGTTAGGCAAGCAGAAGTGCGGGAAATATCTGAAACTATCAGAGAGAGAGGAATGAATAACATGCTAGCAGAACGGATAAAG GAATTCCTGAACCGATTGGTGACAGACCATGGAAGCATTGATCTTGAATGGCTAAGAGATGTTCAACCGGACAAAGCAAA GGACTTCCTTCTAAGCATTAGAGGGCTTGGACTCAAAAGTGTTGAGTGCGTTCGCCTCTTGACGCTACATCATATGGCTTTTCCA GTGGACACAAATGTTGGTCGGATATGTGTGAGGCTTGGATGGGTGCCACTTCAACCACTGCCAGAGTCTCTTCAGTTGCACCTATTGGAAAT GTATCCCATGCTGGAACAAATACAGAAGTACCTTTGGCCTCGACTATGCAAGCTAGATCAACGTACATT GTATGAGCTTCACTACCAAATGATTACTTTTGGAAAG GTTTTCTGCACAAAAAGTAAGCCTAATTGCAATTCATGTCCAATGAGAGCTGAATGTAAGCACTTTGCTAGTGCATTCGCAAG TGCTAGGCttgctcttcctgcacccaaagAAAAACGTTTGGCTACATCGGAAGATCCAAATGTTGTAGAGTTTTGTCACCAAATATACATAAATTCAGGGACTGTTGGCCAACTTGAGTGGAGTGCAAATTATCCTAAGCATGCTGTTTCTGATAACCATGAGCCAATCATTGAGGAACCACTGAGCCCAGAACCTGAACCTGAAAATGTAGAGGCAAAGGAGGGTGCAATAGAGGATTTCTTTTGTGGAGACCCTAATGAAATTCCTACCATTAATCTTAATATTGAGGAGTTTACACAAAACTTGAAGAACTATATGCAAGCAAACAATGTTGAGATTGAATATGCTGACATGTCAAAGGCATTGGTTGCCATCACCCCTGATGCTGCTTCCATTCCAACTCCAAAGCTCAAGAATGTCAGTCGTCTGAGGACAGAACACCAAGT TTATGAACTGCCAGATTCACACCCTCTTCTGGAAGGA TTCGAACAGAGAGAACCAGATGATCCCTGTCAATATCTTCTTTCCATATGGACCCCAG GTGAAACCGCACAATCAACCGATGCACCCAAGACATTCTGTGATTCAGGGGAGACTGGTAGACTATGTGGAAGTTCAACATGCTTTAGTTGCAACAGCATACGAGAAATGCAGGCTCAGAAAGTCAGAGGAACACTTTTG ATACCATGCCGAACAGCAATGAGAGGAAGCTTCCCACTTAATGGGACGTATTTTCAAGTTAATGAG
- the LOC136502760 gene encoding protein ROS1A-like isoform X2: MHVPHGINLCFATSSVPFQVESFIELGTGELNPPVTSEKLSANSQAVNDAGAVEGTDINGKLVQKPKRKKHRPKVIKEGQSATLQKPKTQKPPKENGNQPTGKRNYVRRKGLSAPAEQIPSAGADTHTRAKPGVAQRCLDFDVKDQHGHLDLVSQTQETEIQTCPGDTQPSISGVEKSNVQVSCQWGGTRSSIISVDPIVDIQGLRTDCVPKRVNFDLNNSIASQMPTNYSSLMDSSVKFFQFGLREKVQTNQLLDSNSSLPVRCVSHLTSSVDHMRRPSVNFDQYISTSQDCTEKSPIHYQMLSNYRIPENMAAASQYTERVSVGGNFNPEACIAKGAIIKQMAQCYRLPEIPFVPPKHNERDVMNGNLNEFSVENDYLKFSTNSNYQTGAAFGFHDSPGYSDVLAMGKKREHNATSGHQISFGIDFINSNRTRKFCSDDPLSTSSQTSYYPEACKRMRPEDHSNHLNGTTGKLSSSSAFSDGSNTNKVSAMNPGIGTLADIQRLMALEKSQASQQMIDFVTSQNNMIHERTGFSLQNITDKGFIALPNKQFRSFTAQNVPLPGSTVNQLGESNILRNGVHQIQPWEITSRPHHSSDIFALPNKWSGYLTTGNTQLSSGTVNPSTENYIQSNAIHQHQCLENLVAKVPVLSETHNTSSQEGHNHCTATTADEHIRTTSDEVVRSLTQRASQPTTNGNYTLNSSRVTAEANITAKPRKRGRPRKVVNLNGITYASEPSTGITPRMSTVESKSSDQDKEIHGGVIPQATAASVDPLDGIIQKIKLLSINGPDKVVAEVPKNALVPYEGEFGALVAFEGKTKKSRSRAKVNIDPVTTMMWNLLMGPDMGDGAEGLDKDKEKWLDEERRVFRGRVDSFIARMHLVQGDRRFSRWKGSVVDSVVGVFLTQNVSDHLSSSAFMGVAAKFPAKTEVPEKPVAEMSHTPPELKDSCPGLFGDSIKLQGKISIEEISDVRSLITTEDNEESNSNELIGSSAGYGVNCATGGCHVSYRKSQTGSHGNGLSGYVFPTTGLSSVVETEDGSLEDVISSRNSAVSSQNSPDYLFRRIDPIGSSSLQNFTEEGCIMRNISNGTGSSTDYTAFLPIQDPKRMLGLSEYYGLNPLPVSGVNKGVLLDLNRSYQPLHTSMPYVQNSESCFTGVSCFSHMDKSFHTGPDRVNLSSVTQSEASLYPTDPLQQGNFSPVIKQNFQPLHSSDKVPFFKEHSSCGNDFSRNKTEALFVEPLVYSNRQEVYTTSTDQMGAEQFQSGCGQQENDARILTASHERHQSSTLCENQNSHSEVLQGVASGSTLNFIDTQKGPSEAQQNGSKAKKVRGRPKKKTYDWDSLRKEVLSNGGDKQRSHDARDTVDWEAVRQAEVREISETIRERGMNNMLAERIKEFLNRLVTDHGSIDLEWLRDVQPDKAKDFLLSIRGLGLKSVECVRLLTLHHMAFPVDTNVGRICVRLGWVPLQPLPESLQLHLLEMYPMLEQIQKYLWPRLCKLDQRTLYELHYQMITFGKVFCTKSKPNCNSCPMRAECKHFASAFASARLALPAPKEKRLATSEDPNVVEFCHQIYINSGTVGQLEWSANYPKHAVSDNHEPIIEEPLSPEPEPENVEAKEGAIEDFFCGDPNEIPTINLNIEEFTQNLKNYMQANNVEIEYADMSKALVAITPDAASIPTPKLKNVSRLRTEHQVYELPDSHPLLEGFEQREPDDPCQYLLSIWTPGETAQSTDAPKTFCDSGETGRLCGSSTCFSCNSIREMQAQKVRGTLLIPCRTAMRGSFPLNGTYFQVNEV, from the exons ATGCACGTACCTCATGGTATCAATCTGTGTTTCGCAACTTCTTCCGTGCCCTTTCAAGTGGAATCTTTCATTGAGCTGGGTACCGGAGAATTGAACCCCCCTGTGACATCTGAAAAGTTATCTGCCAACTCACAAGCTGTTAATGATGCTGGAGCAGTTGAAGGTACTGACATTAATGGAAAATTGGTTCAAAAACCTAAGAGGAAAAAACATAGGCCAAAGGTCATTAAAGAAGGACAATCAGCAACGTTGCAGAAGCCTAAAACTCAAAAGCCTCCCAAGGAAAATGGGAATCAGCCTACTGGAAAGAGGAATTATGTCAGGAGGAAGGGACTAAGTGCACCAGCTGAACAAATTCCATCAGCAGGTGCTGATACACACACTAGAGCTAAACCAGGAGTAGCCCAAAGATGTTTGGACTTTGATGTAAAGGACCAGCATGGACATTTGGATCTGGTATCACAAACCCAGGAAACGGAGATACAGACTTGTCCTGGGGACACACAGCCATCAATATCTGGAGTTGAAAAAAGTAATGTCCAGGTATCATGCCAGTGGGGTGGTACAAGAAGTTCTATTATTTCAGTTGACCCAATAGTTGATATACAAGGATTACGGACAGATTGCGTGCCTAAAAGAGTCAATTTTGATCTGAACAATTCTATAGCAAGTCAGATGCCAACCAATTATTCTAGTCTAATGGACAGCTCTGTAAAATTTTTCCAGTTTGGTTTAAGAGAAAAAGTTCAAACAAATCAGTTATTGGATTCTAATTCTAGTCTGCCAGTTAGATGTGTCTCTCATCTCACCAGCTCGGTAGATCATATGCGACGCCCATCAGTGAATTTTGACCAATACATAAGCACATCTCAAGATTGTACAGAAAAATCACCAATACATTATCAGATGCTTAGTAATTATAGAATTCCAGAAAATATGGCAGCAGCTTCTCAGTATACCGAAAGGGTGTCAGTGGGGGGCAATTTCAATCCTGAAGCTTGTATAGCCAAAGGCGCAATAATCAAACAAATGGCTCAATGCTATAGACTTCCAGAAATTCCATTTGTACCTCCCAAGCATAATGAAAGGGATGTGATGAATGGAAATCTGAACGAGTTTTCTGTGGAGAATGATTACTTGAAGTTTTCTACCAATAGTAACTACCAAACTGGAGCAGCTTTTGGTTTTCATGATTCTCCAGGCTATTCAGATGTTCTTGCAATGGGTAAAAAAAGAGAACACAATGCTACCAGTGGTCATCAGATTTCTTTTGGCATCGACTTTATTAACTCAAATAGAACAAGGAAGTTCTGTAGTGATGACCCCCTTTCCACTAGCTCCCAAACATCTTATTATCCTGAAGCATGCAAAAGGATGAGACCAGAGGATCATAGCAATCACCTAAACGGAACTACGGGAAAGCTTTCTTCCTCATCAGCATTTTCTGATGGTTCGAACACAAATAAAGTTTCAGCTATGAACCCTGGAATTGGTACCTTGGCTGACATACAAAGGTTGATGGCCCTTGAGAAATCACAAGCTTCACAGCAAATGATTGACTTTGTTACGTCACAGAACAACATGATCCATGAACGTACTGGATTTTCTCTGCAAAATATTACTGACAAAGGATTTATTGCTTTACCTAATAAACAGTTCCGAAGCTTCACTGCACAGAACGTACCATTGCCTGGCAGTACTGTAAACCAATTGGGAGAGAGTAATATCCTGAGGAATGGAGTGCATCAAATTCAACCTTGGGAAATTACATCTAGGCCACATCACTCTAGCGACATTTTTGCTTTACCAAATAAATGGTCTGGATACTTAACAACAGGAAACACACAGTTATCGAGCGGCACAGTGAATCCATCCACAGAAAACTATATTCAGAGTAATGCTATTCATCAACATCAATGCTTAGAAAACCTTGTGGCTAAGGTGCCAGTCTTGTCTGAAACACACAATACTTCCAGTCAAGAGGGCCATAACCACTGCACTGCTACTACTGCTGATGAGCATATCAGAACTACAAGTGATGAAGTTGTTAGATCCCTTACCCAACGAGCAAGCCAACCAACCACAAATGGGAACTACACTCTTAACTCTTCTAGAGTAactgcagaagcaaacatcactgCGAAGCCAAGAAAAAGGGGCCGTCCAAGAAAAGTAGTAAACCTCAATGGTATTACTTATGCTTCTGAACCTTCCACTGGGATTACTCCTAGGATGTCAACTGTGGAGTCGAAAAGTTCTGACCAAGATAAGGAGATTCATGGAGGTGTCATTCCTCAAGCTACAGCAGCATCAGTTGATCCTTTAGATGGCATAATTCAAAAGATTAAGCTCTTAAGCATAAACGGACCAGACAAGGTTGTGGCAGAGGTACCCAAAAATGCTCTTGTTCCTTATGAAGGTGAATTTGGTGCACTGGTTGCATTTGAGGGGAAGACAAAGAAAAGCCGTTCTCGGGCCAAAGTGAACATAGATCCGGTCACCACTATGATGTGGAACTTATTAATGGGGCCAGATATGGGTGATGGTGCTGAAGGGTTGGACAAGGATAAAGAGAAGTGGCTTGACGAAGAAAGAAGAGTGTTCAGAGGACGGGTTGATTCATTCATTGCTCGTATGCATCTAGTTCAGG GGGACAGGCGTTTCTCTCGATGGAAAGGATCAGTCGTGGACTCAGTCGTGGGTGTATTTCTTACCCAGAATGTTTCAGATCATCTTTCTAG CTCTGCTTTCATGGGGGTTGCTGCCAAATTTCCTGCTAAGACAGAGGTCCCTGAAAAACCTGTGGCTGAGATGTCTCATACTCCTCCTGAACTGAAAGATAGTTGTCCTGGACTGTTTGGTGATTCTATCAAATTGCAGGGCAAGATATCCATTGAAGAGATAAGTGACGTTAGATCATTAATTACTACAGAAGATAATGAAGAAAGTAACAGTAATGAATTGATTGGAAGCTCTGCCGGGTATGGAGTAAACTGTGCAACTGGAGGATGCCATGTCTCTTATAGGAAGTCACAAACTGGATCCCATGGAAATGGGCTATCAGGATATGTTTTTCCAACTACCGGCTTGTCAAGTGTGGTAGAAACTGAAGATGGATCATTGGAGGATGTTATTTCTTCTCGAAATTCTGCTGTTTCTTCCCAGAATTCCCCAGATTACCTCTTTCGTAGAATCGATCCAATAGGTTCTAGTTCGTTGCAAAATTTCACCGAAGAGGGCTGTATCATGAGAAATATATCCAATGGGACTGGCAGCTCAACTGACTACACAGCATTTCTGCCTATTCAAGATCCAAAACGCATGCTCGGATTATCAGAATATTATGGACTTAATCCTCTTCCAGTTTCAGGTGTGAACAAGGGTGTGTTGCTTGATCTAAACAGATCATATCAGCCATTGCATACTTCTATGCCCTATGTTCAGAATAGCGAGTCTTGTTTCACAGGTGTGTCATGTTTCAGCCATATGGATAAATCATTCCACACCGGCCCTGATAGAGTGAATCTTTCCAGTGTTACACAATCTGAGGCTAGTCTTTACCCCACTGATCCTTTGCAACAAGGCAACTTTTCACCAGTAATTAAACAAAACTTCCAACCATTACATAGTTCAGACAAAGTGCCATTTTTCAAGGAGCACTCTTCCTGTGGAAATGATTTTTCGAGGAACAAAACTGAAGCTCTTTTTGTGGAACCACTTGTGTATTCAAATCGTCAAGAGGTGTACACTACCTCAACAGATCAAATGGGTGCTGAACAATTTCAATCAGGATGTGGCCAACAGGAGAATGATGCCAGAATTCTGACAGCATCACATGAAAGACATCAATCTTCAACCTTGTGTGAAAACCAGAACTCTCATTCAGAGGTCTTGCAAGGAGTTGCTTCAGGCTCAACACTGAATTTCATTGATACTCAAAAGGGGCCGTCAGAAGCTCAACAAAATGGATCAAAAGCTAAGAAGGTACGGGGCCGACCTAAAAAGAAAACTTATGACTGGGACAGTTTACGAAAAGAAGTGCTTTCTAATGGTGGGGATAAACAAAGAAGTCATGATGCAAGGGATACTGTTGATTGGGAGGCAGTTAGGCAAGCAGAAGTGCGGGAAATATCTGAAACTATCAGAGAGAGAGGAATGAATAACATGCTAGCAGAACGGATAAAG GAATTCCTGAACCGATTGGTGACAGACCATGGAAGCATTGATCTTGAATGGCTAAGAGATGTTCAACCGGACAAAGCAAA GGACTTCCTTCTAAGCATTAGAGGGCTTGGACTCAAAAGTGTTGAGTGCGTTCGCCTCTTGACGCTACATCATATGGCTTTTCCA GTGGACACAAATGTTGGTCGGATATGTGTGAGGCTTGGATGGGTGCCACTTCAACCACTGCCAGAGTCTCTTCAGTTGCACCTATTGGAAAT GTATCCCATGCTGGAACAAATACAGAAGTACCTTTGGCCTCGACTATGCAAGCTAGATCAACGTACATT GTATGAGCTTCACTACCAAATGATTACTTTTGGAAAG GTTTTCTGCACAAAAAGTAAGCCTAATTGCAATTCATGTCCAATGAGAGCTGAATGTAAGCACTTTGCTAGTGCATTCGCAAG TGCTAGGCttgctcttcctgcacccaaagAAAAACGTTTGGCTACATCGGAAGATCCAAATGTTGTAGAGTTTTGTCACCAAATATACATAAATTCAGGGACTGTTGGCCAACTTGAGTGGAGTGCAAATTATCCTAAGCATGCTGTTTCTGATAACCATGAGCCAATCATTGAGGAACCACTGAGCCCAGAACCTGAACCTGAAAATGTAGAGGCAAAGGAGGGTGCAATAGAGGATTTCTTTTGTGGAGACCCTAATGAAATTCCTACCATTAATCTTAATATTGAGGAGTTTACACAAAACTTGAAGAACTATATGCAAGCAAACAATGTTGAGATTGAATATGCTGACATGTCAAAGGCATTGGTTGCCATCACCCCTGATGCTGCTTCCATTCCAACTCCAAAGCTCAAGAATGTCAGTCGTCTGAGGACAGAACACCAAGT TTATGAACTGCCAGATTCACACCCTCTTCTGGAAGGA TTCGAACAGAGAGAACCAGATGATCCCTGTCAATATCTTCTTTCCATATGGACCCCAG GTGAAACCGCACAATCAACCGATGCACCCAAGACATTCTGTGATTCAGGGGAGACTGGTAGACTATGTGGAAGTTCAACATGCTTTAGTTGCAACAGCATACGAGAAATGCAGGCTCAGAAAGTCAGAGGAACACTTTTG ATACCATGCCGAACAGCAATGAGAGGAAGCTTCCCACTTAATGGGACGTATTTTCAAGTTAATGAG